In Acidisarcina polymorpha, the DNA window GAAACGGTATGGATGCCGCTGCAACCGAACACATGGCGACCCTTATCGGTAAGGCCCGAGACGCGCAGCAGGCGTGGGCGGGCGTCCCATTGCAAGATCGGTTGAGAATTCTCCGCGGATTTCGCCACGCGCTTGCCGAATCAGCCGACGACATAGCTGCAACCATCCCCAATCATCTGCCGGGTAGTCTGCAACGCACGCATGCCGATACGCTCGTCTCCGAGGTCCTGCCGCTGGCCGAGGCCTGCCGCTTTCTCGAACGCGAAGCAACCTCCATCCTTGCGCCATATAGCCCCGGCTCTGACAACCGGCCTTTCTGGCTGCGTGGCGTTTCCACAGAGATTCGGCGCGAACCTATAGGGATAGTGTTGATTATCGGCCCGGGGAATTATCCGCTGTTCCTGCCCGGGGTTCAGGCGCTTCAAGGGTTGGCCGCTGGCAACGCGGTTCTTTGGAAACCCGCACATGGAGGAGGAACAGCGGCGAAAGCTTGCCGGCTGCTGCTGATTGCTTCAGGCATCGACCCATCGCTATTGCAAGTCCTAGAGGAGGCGCCCACTGCCGCCACCGCAGCTATTCGGTCGGGGGTCGACAAAGTTTTCCTCACCGGATCAGCCGCCACCGGCACCACGGTTCTTCACGAGTTGGCGGAAACTCTGACCCCTTCCGTGATGGAGCTTTCCGGTTGCGACGCGGTTTTTGTTCTCGACGGGGCAGACCTGGGCCGGACCGCCGAAGCTCTCGCCTTTGGCATGCGTCTTAACGGATCGGCAACCTGCATGGCGCCGCGGCGAGTATTTGCAACTACTGCTGTGGCAGAAAGACTGGGCGGTCTTCTCGAGGACGCTTTGAGTGCCCTCGATCCGGTGCATGTTCCCGAGAAAACCAGTGATCTGCTTCAGGAGCTCATGTTCGATGCTGAGAACAAGGGCGCCCACTTCAGGCTCAACGGGTTCAACCGTGCGATCCGCGCACAAGCCGGAGGAACACTGCTCCATCCCACCCTCGTCACTCAAGCGACAGCAGATATGGACTTATGCCGCACAGATCTATTCGCACCGGTTCTCTCGATTATCGAGGTCTCGAATGAGGATGAGGCGATCGAAGCGGATAGCCGATGTCCGTACGCGTTAACTGCCGCGGTGTTTGGACGACCCCATGAGGCGCAGCGATTGGCGTCGCGGATCCCGGCCGGATCAGTACTGATCAACGACATCATCGTATCGACCGCCGATCCCCGTGCCCCTTTCGGCGGCCGCAAACGGAGCGGCTTCGGAGCAACCCGAGGTCGCGAAGGGTTACTTGAAATGACCACGTTCAAGACGATCCAAACTCAGATTGCAAAGGACCGGCGCGCCTACGCACCGCCCACACCGCACCATTCCCAATTTATCGCCGGCTACATACGGGCGGCCCACGGCGGAAGCTGGCGCTCACGGATGCAGGGCGCGCGCGAATTCCTACGCGCCATGATGAAACTGAAGTGACGATGGATGTTGTGGTAGCCGGAATGCAGCTGAAGAGAGTTAAGAAGCACGACGCCCTTTTGGTTAAACAAGCGAGATAGGGTGGCTCGCAATTCAGGAGAAGTGCAATGCGTGTAGCAGTTATCGGTTCCGGTTTAGGAGGGCTGGCCGCGGCCTGTACCCTCGCCGCCCGCGGCTACGATGTCGAAGTATTTGAGAAGAATGCCTGGCTCGGCGGCAAGGCTGCGCAGTTGCAGGAGCAGGGTTTCCGCTTTGATATGGGACCGACTATCCTCATACGCCCTTCGGTGCTCCAACGAATTTTTGGGGAAGCCGGCCGCAAACTCTCCGACTATCTTGATATGGTGCGCCTCGACCCGCAATGGCGCTGTTTTTTTGAAGACGGTTCTGTCCTGGATCTTAAGCACGAAACCGGCGAGATGGCCGAGCTCCTGAATCAGCGCGAGCCTGGTCTTGGGCAGCGCTATGTCGAGTTTATGGAGATGTCGGAGAAGCTGCATACTATCTCAGACAAGTTCTTCTTCTGGAAGTCAGTGGGTTCGATGTGGGACACCTTCGATATCAACGGCGCGTTTGATATCAAGGTGCTCAAAGACGTTATGCGGATGCGCCTTGGCCAGACAGTCGGCGGAACTATTCGCAGCTTCATCAAAGACCCAAACGTGGCGCAGATGCTTGATCACTACGTTCAATACGTAGGTTCCTCGCCGGAAGCGTCGCCGGCCATCCTCTGCGCGATCGGCCACATGCAGTCGGAGGAGGGTATCTGGTATCCCATGGGCGGCACACGCGCCGTTCCCGAGGCGCTGGTCAAACTCGGCAAGGAACTGGGTGTTCGCTATCGCACTGCGGTCGAGGTCGAGCGCTTGCTCGTCGAAGACGGAAAGATTACCGGTCTGATTGCGAATAGCTTTGGCGGCAGCGAGCAGTACAAGTTCGACGCCGTCATCTCGAACGAAGATGCCGTGCGGACCTATCGCGAGTTAATTGGCGGAGAGACTGCAAAAACGTTCGATAGGCGGCGCGAATATGAACCCGCTTGCTCTGGTGTCGTCCTTTACTTAGGACTCAGCAAAAGCTATGACCATCTTGCCCATCATGACTTTGTATTCTCACGCGATCCGCTGGAGGAGTT includes these proteins:
- a CDS encoding phytoene desaturase family protein, which gives rise to MRVAVIGSGLGGLAAACTLAARGYDVEVFEKNAWLGGKAAQLQEQGFRFDMGPTILIRPSVLQRIFGEAGRKLSDYLDMVRLDPQWRCFFEDGSVLDLKHETGEMAELLNQREPGLGQRYVEFMEMSEKLHTISDKFFFWKSVGSMWDTFDINGAFDIKVLKDVMRMRLGQTVGGTIRSFIKDPNVAQMLDHYVQYVGSSPEASPAILCAIGHMQSEEGIWYPMGGTRAVPEALVKLGKELGVRYRTAVEVERLLVEDGKITGLIANSFGGSEQYKFDAVISNEDAVRTYRELIGGETAKTFDRRREYEPACSGVVLYLGLSKSYDHLAHHDFVFSRDPLEEFHHIYDLGEPAPDPTCYLASTTRTEPATAPPGGDALYVLVHTPFLRPKHDWSKMFPAYRQVILDKLKRTAGLTDIEDRIVFERALTPVDIHNRYKVLNGAIYGLSSHGRLNGAFKPANASREVDGLFLAGGAAHPGPGMPMVMMSGWIAADALDQRYTGGSPRRQIEETLSAAS
- a CDS encoding aldehyde dehydrogenase family protein, with translation MRARVGAGFAEKGNGMDAAATEHMATLIGKARDAQQAWAGVPLQDRLRILRGFRHALAESADDIAATIPNHLPGSLQRTHADTLVSEVLPLAEACRFLEREATSILAPYSPGSDNRPFWLRGVSTEIRREPIGIVLIIGPGNYPLFLPGVQALQGLAAGNAVLWKPAHGGGTAAKACRLLLIASGIDPSLLQVLEEAPTAATAAIRSGVDKVFLTGSAATGTTVLHELAETLTPSVMELSGCDAVFVLDGADLGRTAEALAFGMRLNGSATCMAPRRVFATTAVAERLGGLLEDALSALDPVHVPEKTSDLLQELMFDAENKGAHFRLNGFNRAIRAQAGGTLLHPTLVTQATADMDLCRTDLFAPVLSIIEVSNEDEAIEADSRCPYALTAAVFGRPHEAQRLASRIPAGSVLINDIIVSTADPRAPFGGRKRSGFGATRGREGLLEMTTFKTIQTQIAKDRRAYAPPTPHHSQFIAGYIRAAHGGSWRSRMQGAREFLRAMMKLK